The DNA region CCGGCGGCCGGAGAAGTCGACGCGGGTCACGTCGGGGTGGGCGCGGGCCATCCAGGCGGGGTGGGCGGCGGTGCCGGTGGCAAGGCAGATCTGCCGGCCTTCGGCGACCGCCCGCTCGACGATGCGGTCGAACCGGGAGAAGTCATACACCCCGGGTCCGGGCTGGTGCAGACCCCAGGTGAAGACCCCGATGGTGACGGTGTCGATCCGGGCGGCGTCGAACAGCCGGTAGTCGTCCTTCCAGACGTCCTCGGGCCACTGTTCCGGGTTGTAGTCGCCGCCGTACGGGATCTTCGCGACGTCGGGCAGCGTCACCGGACGAACTCCTTCTCGATCGCCGTGGTCATCGGCCGGCTGGTGCGCAGCAGCAGCAGGGTCAGCACCGAACCGGCCAGCGCCAGCACCGCCTCCGAGGTGTACGCGGTGGTTCCGGCCGCCACCACCGTCAGCGCCAGCACCCCGAGGGAGGTGCTCGGCGTACGGGTCAGGAAGTGCGCGGCGAGCCGGGCCACGTCCCGGGTGCGGAACGCGAACAGCGAGGTGATCACCAAAGCGGTACCGCCCCACACCGTCGCCGCCACCGCGATCAGCACCAGCAGCACCGCCCACCAGGTCGGTACGCCGGCCGCGTCGAAGTAGGCCAGGTTGACCGCGACGACGGTCAGCCCGGCCAGCAGCGGCAGCCAGAGCCGCAGCGTCCCGCCGAAGTTGGTGCGGTAGCCGCGCCAGAAGTCGGCGGCCGGGTTCAGGTCGGTGATGTCCGGGCGGTGCTGGGCGAGGGCGTACAGGGCGGCGGACAGTGCCGGGCCGAGCGGCACCGCGCAGAGCGCGTACAGCGGGATGTTGCTGGGGTCGCGGGCCAGCAGCAACGCCGGCACCAGTCCGGGCAGGACACCTGCGAGCAGCAGCAGCTCGACGACGATCAGCCGGTAGACGATGGCGGCGACCCGCGACAGCGGCCCGGTGCCGAACTGCCGCTGCGCGGCGACGAGGTCGTTCATGCCGGGCCGTCCCCGCCGAGCAGGCGCCGGTCGTCGCACCACGGTGGGGTCTGGTCGACCACCGGGGTGATCTCGACCAGGGTGACCTCGTGCCGGGCGAGGGTCAGGTCGACCTCGGCGCGGCCGTCGACGACCGGCAGGGCGCGGTGGCGGCGGGCCGGTTCGGCGGCGGTCCGCAGCGCGTCGAGCTGGGCGGGCCGGGGTGAGCGGGGGCGGCCCATTTCGCACCAGGCCCGCCAGGCGTTGCCGTCCTCGTCGCTGACCGACGAGCGCAGCAGGAAGGCCGACCCGGCCGGCGCGGCGACCGGCACCGACAGCTGCACGGTGTGCCGCTGCGGCGAGCGGTCCAGGTCGGTGACGTCGACCGGCGCCCAGGCCAGCACGGTGACCCGGCCGTCGGTGTCGTCGCGGGTGACCAGGTGGTCGGCGCCCCGGGCGAGCACCTGTCGGCCCATCCGGGCCAGGAAGGCGTACAGGTGGTAGGTGGGTTTCCTGATCTGCCGGTGGGTGAGCAGGCCGAAGCCGCCGTGGAAGATCGCGGCCGGGATGCCGACCTCCTCGAAGACGTCGCTGAACGTCCAGTAGGAGAACGAGTCGACCAGGTCGCCGCCGGCCGCGACGACCGGTGCCAGGTAGGCGGCGTGGAACGCGGTGTCGTGGATCGGGTTGTCCGGCCGGTAGGAGGAGTTGAACTCGGTGATGTGCACCGGCAGGTCGGCCAGGGCGGTGCCGGCCAGGTGTTTGCGCGGGCTGGCGAACTGTTCCAGCAGGTGGTCGGCGGGCATCAGCGTCTGGTGGGTGCCGAACGGCACGTGCTGGGCCGGCCCGGAGGTGTACGCGTGGCGGCTGACGAAGTCGACCGGCACGCCGCGGTCGGTGACGTACTCGGCGAACGGCACCAACCAGTCGTCGGCGCCGGGTGAGATGGCCGGACCGCCGACCTGCAGGCCGGCGTCGACGTCCTTGACGGCGTGCGCGGTCACCTCGTACAGCCGGTGGTAGGCGGCCTGGTCGGCGCCTTGCCAGAAGATGTCCAGGTTGGGTTCGTTCCACACCTCGATCGGCCAGGTACGGACCTGCTCGAGGCCGTACCGGTCGACGAGGTTGCCGATGGTGGCGCGGACCAGGTCGGCCCATTCGGTCTCGGATCGTGGTGGGGTGACGTTGCCGCGCCACCAGAAGACAGTCTGGTCGCCGGAGGCGAGCGCATCGGGCATGAAGCCGAGCTCGATGAAGGGGGCGATGCCGAGGTCGAGGTAGGCGTCGACGATCTGGTCGGCGTAGGTGAACGAGTGGTGCACGCCGCGCCGGCCGGCGTGTTCGTACGGGCGGTGGATGCCGACACCGTCGCTGAGCAGCCCGTGACCCCGGATGTAGCGGAAGCCGATCTCCCGCTGCACCAGGGCGAGGGATTCCTGGTAGTCGCGGCGCAGCGCCAGGTCGAGTCGACCGGTGCCGACGCAGGCGCGCCAGGCGTCCGGCAGGACGCCGCTGCTCTGCTCGGGAACGACGGTCCGGGGCATCCGTACTCCTGTTCCGGGTGCTGGTGCGGTGCCGGGGTGCCGGTCGTGTCCTCGTCCCGGACCCGACCGGCACCCCTGGTGGTGCCTGGGGTCAGCCGTGCTCTTCCTTGTACCGCTGGTAGGCCCCGTTGACGAGGTCGATGTACTGCTGGGCGTTCTTGCCCTCGACCTCGGTGACGTAGGCGTCCCATTCGGACAGGTCCCGCTGGCCGAGGATGAACTGCAGGGTCTGCTGCTGGACGTAGTCCTTCAGCGGGGTCTCCCAGAGAGTGGCCTGCTCGCGCTCCTCCTCGCTGAACGGCCGTGGCGGGGACACCGGCAGGGTCTCCTTCTGCCCCATCGCCTCCTGGAACTTCAACTCCTCTTCGGAGAAGGTGGACTGCAGCAGGTCGGTGGTGCCGCCGTAGGCGAAGACGCCGTTGCTGAAGCCGAAGTCCTTCTGCAGGTGCTTGCTGCCGTCGGGGTTGAGCCCGATGAAGTCGATGTCGGCGTCGAGAACCCGCTTGCCGTCGGCGTCGGTGGTGTAGGTGACCCCTTCGATGCCCCACTTGGCGAATTCCTGGCCCTCGTCGGAGTACCAGAGCCAGTCGATGAACTGCATCATCGCTACGAAGTTCTCGCTCTCGCGCGCCTCGCTGGAGATCATGATGCCGTTCTCCAGGCGGGACCCGGCCTTCACCGAGCCGACGTCACTGTCCGGCCGGGTGATCTTGGAGATGGTGGCGTTCGGGTTGTTCTGCGCCAGCGCCGGCCGGTAGTCGTTCACCAGGGTCTGCGCGTTGGTGCTGATGACGAACGACTTGCCGGTGGCGAGCTTCTGGATCGCGGTGTCGTCGTCCTGGGTCACGCTCTCCGGGTCGAGAAGTCCCTCGTCGACCAGCGAGTGCAGGAACTCCACCATCTCCTTGTACTCCGGCATGGTGCCGGTGAAGACGAACTCCTGGGCCTCGCGGTCGAAGGTGGCGTTCTGGTAGCCCCAGCCACCCATCGTGTCGTAGCCGTACGACGGGCCGATGATGTTCTGCAGCGCACCCAGCGGGGTGGGGATGCTCCACCGGTCCGACATCGGGTAGACGTCGGGGTAGGCAGCCTTCATCGCCCGCAGCATGTCCCGGAACTCGTCCCAGGTGGCCGGCTCCTCGAGGCCGAGTTCGGCGAGGATGTCGGTGCGCACGGCGATCGTGTAGTCGGTCCAGACGTCCTCGTGCAGGCCGGGCAGCAGGTAGAACTTGCCGTCCTGCTGGCGAAGCGAGTCGATGTCACCCTGCAGGTTCCACTTGGCGACCTTGTCCTGGAAGTGCGGCATCAGATCGATGTAGTCGCTGACCGGCAGGATCGCGCCGCTGGAGACGTACGCCGACTCTTGGCCGGGGTAGGTCTTCGGAATGATGAACGGCGCGTCGCCGGCGCCGATCAGCAGGCCGCGCTTCTGCTCGTAGTCGCTCAACGGCACCTCGACCGTTTCGAGCGACACGTTGGTCCGCTTGGCCAACTCCTCCCAGAACAGCCACTCCTTGTCGATCTGGTAGTTGGGGTGGTTGTTGTAGAGCAGGGAGAAGCTCAGTGCCTCGGTGGCGGTGAACTGGTCACCGACGCCGTAGCTCTCCATGGCGCCGACCCTGTTGCCGTCCAGGTCCTCGGCATCGGACTCGGCGTCGCCGCCGCAGGCGGCGACGCCGAGTGAGAGGGCGAGCAGCCCGGCGGCGGCCGCTGCGTAGCGGCG from Solwaraspora sp. WMMD791 includes:
- a CDS encoding DUF624 domain-containing protein; the protein is MNDLVAAQRQFGTGPLSRVAAIVYRLIVVELLLLAGVLPGLVPALLLARDPSNIPLYALCAVPLGPALSAALYALAQHRPDITDLNPAADFWRGYRTNFGGTLRLWLPLLAGLTVVAVNLAYFDAAGVPTWWAVLLVLIAVAATVWGGTALVITSLFAFRTRDVARLAAHFLTRTPSTSLGVLALTVVAAGTTAYTSEAVLALAGSVLTLLLLRTSRPMTTAIEKEFVR
- a CDS encoding xylan 1,4-beta-xylosidase, whose product is MPRTVVPEQSSGVLPDAWRACVGTGRLDLALRRDYQESLALVQREIGFRYIRGHGLLSDGVGIHRPYEHAGRRGVHHSFTYADQIVDAYLDLGIAPFIELGFMPDALASGDQTVFWWRGNVTPPRSETEWADLVRATIGNLVDRYGLEQVRTWPIEVWNEPNLDIFWQGADQAAYHRLYEVTAHAVKDVDAGLQVGGPAISPGADDWLVPFAEYVTDRGVPVDFVSRHAYTSGPAQHVPFGTHQTLMPADHLLEQFASPRKHLAGTALADLPVHITEFNSSYRPDNPIHDTAFHAAYLAPVVAAGGDLVDSFSYWTFSDVFEEVGIPAAIFHGGFGLLTHRQIRKPTYHLYAFLARMGRQVLARGADHLVTRDDTDGRVTVLAWAPVDVTDLDRSPQRHTVQLSVPVAAPAGSAFLLRSSVSDEDGNAWRAWCEMGRPRSPRPAQLDALRTAAEPARRHRALPVVDGRAEVDLTLARHEVTLVEITPVVDQTPPWCDDRRLLGGDGPA
- a CDS encoding extracellular solute-binding protein; translation: MLTRSRRRYAAAAAGLLALSLGVAACGGDAESDAEDLDGNRVGAMESYGVGDQFTATEALSFSLLYNNHPNYQIDKEWLFWEELAKRTNVSLETVEVPLSDYEQKRGLLIGAGDAPFIIPKTYPGQESAYVSSGAILPVSDYIDLMPHFQDKVAKWNLQGDIDSLRQQDGKFYLLPGLHEDVWTDYTIAVRTDILAELGLEEPATWDEFRDMLRAMKAAYPDVYPMSDRWSIPTPLGALQNIIGPSYGYDTMGGWGYQNATFDREAQEFVFTGTMPEYKEMVEFLHSLVDEGLLDPESVTQDDDTAIQKLATGKSFVISTNAQTLVNDYRPALAQNNPNATISKITRPDSDVGSVKAGSRLENGIMISSEARESENFVAMMQFIDWLWYSDEGQEFAKWGIEGVTYTTDADGKRVLDADIDFIGLNPDGSKHLQKDFGFSNGVFAYGGTTDLLQSTFSEEELKFQEAMGQKETLPVSPPRPFSEEEREQATLWETPLKDYVQQQTLQFILGQRDLSEWDAYVTEVEGKNAQQYIDLVNGAYQRYKEEHG